A window from Catalinimonas alkaloidigena encodes these proteins:
- a CDS encoding TetR/AcrR family transcriptional regulator encodes MSDLSVVKKNRRQHILDEAARLFKEKGFGGTSMRDLAEQVGMEAASMYNHIRSKDEILEQICFQVADQYIAHLTEIEQQPGTYVEKIRALLRLHVRLVIEQGDAVAVANHDWKYLTGEKRATFLEARRLYERRLAALIEEGMAQGELQPLHVSVALFTLLSAVRWVELWYRPERDISPEALEDDIVTLLMKGLEK; translated from the coding sequence ATGAGCGATCTTTCCGTGGTGAAAAAAAATCGGCGGCAGCACATCCTCGACGAAGCCGCGCGCCTTTTCAAAGAAAAAGGATTTGGCGGCACGTCGATGCGCGATCTGGCCGAGCAAGTCGGTATGGAAGCGGCCAGCATGTACAACCACATTCGCTCCAAAGACGAGATTCTGGAGCAGATCTGCTTTCAGGTAGCCGATCAGTACATCGCACATCTGACGGAAATTGAACAGCAGCCGGGGACCTACGTGGAAAAAATCAGGGCTTTGCTGCGGCTGCACGTGCGCCTGGTGATTGAACAGGGCGATGCCGTCGCGGTCGCCAACCACGATTGGAAATACCTCACCGGCGAGAAACGAGCGACGTTTCTGGAGGCGCGTCGCTTGTACGAACGGCGGTTGGCCGCCCTGATTGAAGAGGGCATGGCGCAGGGCGAATTGCAGCCGCTGCACGTATCGGTGGCGCTGTTTACGCTGCTGTCGGCGGTGCGCTGGGTAGAGTTGTGGTACCGGCCGGAGCGGGACATCTCGCCCGAAGCCCTGGAAGACGACATCGTCACCCTTTTGATGAAAGGACTGGAAAAATGA
- a CDS encoding two-component regulator propeller domain-containing protein — protein MITAPSPVSQRRLRTRWLWCVLGWLVACGAQAQTLPHPFRTFSVEDGLSQEVVTALLQDRQGFLWIGTQNGLNRYDAYDFTQFHHVPDDSLSLAGDFIRCLAEDEHGLLWIGTDGHGLCTYDRRLQQFRTLPLYTTLMPSQQILCLQPDGRGSVWIGTDRGLIRFDLRTEELVPFPLPELGKPEAQGIQQLAQDHRGNLWIGTERGLIRLDSTRRTRHHFQHRPDDARSLGDNTIFAVHESRTGDLLIGTAQGLDVFHPATETFTHHTFRTDALNAHLADLFVGDEINAIAEDSTGTYWLGTFGGGLIRFDPRTRQSERLMHHPDSSGGLTSNHIYTLLTDRAGLLWIGTYGGGLAQLNLTEIRFHHLRHRPGATASLPSDEVYAVWEDSTRAVWIGTDNGLCRYQPQKNEYTTWRNAPDDPLSLSGDTIFSVVQDAQGYLWVGTQNSGLNRSTHPTWLGTPLRFRRYSSTTTTANRHLVSNKILTLYPERDGTVWVGTQQGVNHISAGGRVVARYQHQPADSLSLSDNAVFCFFRDRQGTLWAGTGQGLSYFDAAQNTFLPLRLAHTPAFSTSTCYAIAEDQDGNLWLGSDRGLYQLDPARTQLRTYTTEHGLPYNVVFGVVPDQDGALWLSTNKGLSRFAPLAAEERMAFVNYNTPNGLPCEAFNIGAWHRGHDGALYFGCTEGVTWFQPDQVRGNAYVPPVYITGFQLFYEPVPITTDGSSPLSQSISTTDAIRLNYRQNVLDFTFTALNYLESDQNQYAYMLENFDERWSYVRGKRNATYTNLDPGTYVFRVKASNNDGVWNETGTALRIIIPPPFYQTAWFYVLVALVATSGIALLIHVRTRALQRNKRVLEQRVQERTEEVLAQKEKLERTLEHLKATQLQLVESEKMASLGQLTAGVAHEINNPINFVSGNVTPLQRDIRDLLAILQQYEQAVAQQQLNGAFAQVESLKRELDFPFLIEEIHHLLDGIAEGAQRTATIVRGLKNFSRLDEDDLKPTDLHEGLDSTLLILNHELRRKRINVESSHDSLPQVWGYPGQLNQVFMNILTNAIQAIGQQGTIFITTRYHAATDEVSISVCDTGQGMPEEVKRRIFEPFFTTKEVGVGTGLGLSITFGIVEKHHGRIEVHSTPGVGTEFIVYLPVRQSVA, from the coding sequence ATGATTACTGCGCCTTCCCCTGTCTCCCAACGTCGCCTCCGCACCCGCTGGCTGTGGTGCGTACTGGGATGGCTGGTGGCGTGCGGGGCACAGGCGCAGACGCTCCCCCACCCGTTTCGTACCTTTTCGGTCGAGGACGGGCTGTCGCAGGAGGTGGTGACGGCCCTGTTGCAGGATCGGCAGGGGTTTCTGTGGATCGGCACCCAGAACGGGCTGAACCGCTACGACGCCTACGATTTCACGCAGTTCCATCATGTGCCCGACGATTCGCTGTCGCTGGCCGGTGATTTTATCCGCTGCCTGGCCGAAGACGAGCACGGCTTGCTCTGGATCGGTACGGACGGCCACGGCCTGTGTACGTACGACCGTCGCCTGCAACAGTTCCGCACCCTGCCGCTTTACACCACTCTGATGCCCAGCCAGCAGATCCTTTGCCTGCAACCCGACGGGCGCGGTTCGGTCTGGATCGGCACGGACCGGGGACTGATCCGCTTCGACCTTCGGACGGAGGAGCTGGTGCCGTTTCCGCTGCCCGAGCTCGGCAAACCCGAAGCGCAGGGCATTCAGCAACTTGCGCAGGACCACCGGGGCAACCTCTGGATCGGCACGGAACGGGGGCTGATCCGTCTGGACTCGACCCGCCGCACCCGCCACCACTTTCAGCACCGCCCTGACGACGCGCGTTCGCTGGGCGACAATACCATTTTCGCGGTGCACGAATCGCGTACGGGCGATCTCCTGATCGGCACGGCGCAGGGCCTGGATGTGTTTCATCCGGCGACGGAAACCTTCACCCACCACACGTTTCGAACCGATGCGCTCAACGCCCACCTCGCCGACCTGTTCGTCGGAGACGAAATCAACGCCATTGCCGAAGACTCGACCGGTACCTACTGGCTGGGGACGTTCGGCGGCGGCCTGATTCGGTTCGATCCACGTACCCGGCAAAGCGAGCGCCTCATGCACCACCCGGACAGTAGCGGCGGGCTCACCAGCAACCACATCTACACGCTGCTGACCGACCGTGCGGGCCTGCTGTGGATCGGCACGTACGGCGGCGGGCTGGCGCAACTCAACCTGACCGAAATCCGCTTCCATCACCTCCGCCACCGGCCGGGCGCCACGGCTTCGCTGCCCAGCGACGAGGTGTATGCCGTCTGGGAAGACTCGACACGTGCGGTCTGGATCGGCACCGACAACGGGCTGTGTCGCTACCAGCCTCAGAAGAACGAATACACTACCTGGCGTAACGCGCCCGACGACCCGCTGAGCCTGAGCGGCGACACGATTTTCAGTGTGGTGCAGGATGCACAGGGCTATTTGTGGGTCGGTACGCAAAACAGCGGCCTGAACCGCTCGACTCATCCCACCTGGCTGGGCACCCCGCTTCGCTTTCGGCGCTACTCGTCCACCACCACGACTGCCAACCGCCACCTGGTGAGCAACAAAATCCTGACCCTCTACCCGGAACGCGACGGCACCGTCTGGGTCGGGACGCAACAGGGCGTTAACCACATCAGCGCGGGCGGACGCGTTGTGGCCCGCTACCAGCACCAGCCGGCCGATTCGTTGTCGCTGAGCGACAATGCCGTTTTTTGTTTTTTCCGCGACCGTCAGGGCACCCTCTGGGCCGGTACGGGGCAGGGCCTCAGCTACTTCGACGCCGCACAAAACACGTTTTTGCCGCTGCGGCTGGCGCATACGCCCGCATTTTCCACCAGCACGTGTTACGCCATTGCCGAAGACCAGGACGGCAACTTGTGGCTGGGAAGCGACCGGGGACTCTACCAGCTCGACCCGGCCCGTACGCAGTTGCGCACGTACACCACAGAACACGGCCTTCCCTACAACGTGGTGTTCGGGGTAGTGCCCGATCAGGACGGCGCACTCTGGCTCAGCACCAACAAAGGCCTGAGCCGCTTCGCCCCCCTAGCGGCCGAAGAACGCATGGCGTTTGTCAATTACAACACGCCGAACGGGCTGCCGTGCGAGGCCTTCAACATCGGGGCCTGGCACCGGGGTCACGACGGAGCGCTGTATTTCGGCTGCACAGAAGGCGTCACCTGGTTTCAGCCCGATCAGGTCCGTGGCAACGCCTACGTGCCGCCCGTGTACATCACCGGATTCCAGCTTTTTTACGAACCCGTTCCCATCACCACCGACGGCAGCTCGCCGCTTTCGCAGTCCATCAGCACCACCGACGCCATCCGGCTCAACTACCGCCAAAATGTGCTCGACTTTACCTTCACGGCCCTGAACTACCTCGAAAGTGACCAGAACCAGTACGCTTACATGCTGGAAAACTTCGACGAGCGCTGGAGTTACGTGCGTGGCAAACGCAACGCGACTTATACCAACCTCGATCCGGGCACGTACGTGTTCCGCGTGAAGGCCTCCAACAACGACGGCGTCTGGAACGAAACCGGCACGGCCCTGCGCATCATCATCCCGCCGCCCTTCTACCAGACCGCCTGGTTTTATGTGCTGGTGGCACTGGTAGCCACCAGCGGCATTGCGCTGTTGATTCACGTCCGTACGCGCGCCCTCCAGCGCAACAAGCGCGTGCTGGAACAACGCGTGCAGGAACGCACCGAAGAAGTATTGGCCCAGAAAGAAAAGCTGGAACGCACCCTGGAGCACCTGAAGGCCACGCAATTGCAACTGGTCGAGTCGGAAAAGATGGCTTCGCTGGGGCAACTGACAGCGGGCGTGGCGCACGAAATCAACAACCCGATCAACTTCGTCAGCGGGAACGTGACGCCGCTGCAGCGCGACATCCGCGACCTGCTGGCGATTCTTCAACAGTACGAACAGGCCGTAGCACAGCAGCAGTTGAACGGAGCCTTCGCCCAGGTAGAGTCGCTGAAGCGGGAACTCGACTTTCCGTTTCTGATCGAGGAGATCCATCACCTGCTCGACGGCATTGCCGAAGGCGCGCAACGTACCGCCACCATTGTCCGGGGGCTGAAAAACTTCTCGCGGCTCGACGAAGACGACCTCAAACCGACCGACCTCCACGAAGGCCTCGACTCGACGCTGCTGATTCTCAACCACGAACTGCGCCGCAAACGCATCAACGTAGAGTCTTCGCACGATTCTCTGCCGCAGGTCTGGGGGTATCCGGGGCAACTCAACCAGGTGTTCATGAACATTCTGACCAATGCCATTCAGGCCATCGGACAGCAGGGAACCATCTTCATCACCACCCGCTACCACGCCGCTACCGACGAGGTGTCCATCTCCGTGTGCGATACGGGGCAGGGTATGCCCGAGGAAGTGAAACGCCGCATTTTCGAGCCGTTTTTCACAACCAAGGAGGTGGGCGTCGGGACGGGCCTGGGACTTTCGATCACCTTCGGCATTGTGGAAAAACACCACGGACGCATCGAAGTACACAGCACGCCCGGGGTAGGGACCGAGTTCATCGTCTACCTGCCGGTGCGCCAATCGGTAGCTTAA